A DNA window from Gorilla gorilla gorilla isolate KB3781 chromosome 6, NHGRI_mGorGor1-v2.1_pri, whole genome shotgun sequence contains the following coding sequences:
- the LOC115932918 gene encoding LOW QUALITY PROTEIN: ras GTPase-activating protein 4-like (The sequence of the model RefSeq protein was modified relative to this genomic sequence to represent the inferred CDS: deleted 1 base in 1 codon): MLPLQGPVSFKDVAVDFTQEEWRQLDPDEKITYGDVMLENYSHLVSLGSNFDKVNFHVNIVQIVKKSCYPRWNETFEFELQEGAMEALCVEAWDWDLVSRNDFLGKVVIDVQRLRVAQQEEGWFRLQPDQSKSRRHDEPQTRVQVSKSLIHSLIHSFMNKQFALHVYLAPSWADTAGKRCKGGCREKVGSWSGTGGDRISVTCGGPQVAGMQYLHGVLGPIINKVFEEKKYVELDPSKVEVKDVGCSGLHRPQTEAEVLEQSAQTLRAHLGALLSALSRSVRACPAVVRATFGQLFRGVRERFPSAQHENVPFIAVTSFLCLRSFSPAIMSPKLFHLRERHADARTSGTPLLLAKAVQNVGNMDTPACRAKEAWMEPLQPTVRQGVAQLKDFITKLVDIEEKDELDLQRTLSLQAPPVKEGPLFIHRTKGKGPLMSSSFKKLYFSLTTEALSFTKTPSSKKSTLIKLANIRAAEKVEEKSFGSSHVMQVIYTDDAGRPQTAYLHCKDSHSVEDPVPLLG, encoded by the exons ATGTTGCCATTACAGGGGCCAGTGTCATTCAAAGATGTGGCTGTGGATTTCACCCAGGAGGAGTGGCGGCAACTGGACCCTGATGAGAAGATAACATACGGGGATGTGATGTTGGAGAACTACAGCCATCTAGTTTCCTTGG GTTCTAACTTTGATAAG GTGAATTTCCATGTCAACATAGTCCAG ATCGTGAAGAAGTCATGCTACCCACGCTGGAATGAGACGTTTGAATTTGAGCTGCAGGAGGGGGCCATGGAGGCGCTGTGCGTGGAGGCCTGGGACTGGGACCTTGTCAGCCGAAACGACTTCCTGGGCAAA GTGGTGATCGATGTCCAGAGACTGCGGGTGGCGCAGCAGGAGGAGGGCTGGTTCCGGCTGCAGCCCGACCAGTCCAAGAGCCGGCGGCATGACGA ACCTCAGACCAGGGTTCAAGTCTCCAAG TCATtgattcactcactcattcattcattcatgaataaACAGTTTGCCCTGCATGTGTACCTGGCCCCCTCCTGGGCGGATACGGCAGGCAAACGGTGCAAGGGCGGCTGCCGGGAGAAGGTGGGCAGCTGGAGTGGGACTGGGGGAGACAGGATCAGTGTGACCTGCGGTGGTCCCCAGGTGGCCGGGATGCAGTACCTGCACGGCGTCCTGGGCCCCATCATCAACAAGGTGTTTGAGGAGAAGAAGTACGTGGAGCTGGACCCCAGCAAAGTGGAAGTTAAGGATGTAGG GTGCTCCGGGCTGCACCGCCCGCAGACCGAGGCCGAGGTGCTGGAGCAGAGCGCGCAGACGCTGCGCGCCCACCTGGGGGCCCTGCTGAGCGCGCTCAGCCGCTCGGTTCGCGCGTGCCCCGCCGTGGTGCGCGCCACCTTCGGCCAGCTCTTCCGGGGCGTGCGCGAGCGCTTCCCCAGCGCCCAGCACGAG AATGTACCGTTCATCGCCGTCACCAGCTTCCTGTGCCTGCGCTCCTTCTCTCCCGCCATCATGTCGCCCAAGCTCTTCCACCTGCGGGAGCGCCACGCGGACGCCCGCACCAGCGGCACCCCGCTCCTGTTGGCCAAG GCAGTCCAGAACGTGGGCAACATGGACACGCCGGCTTGCAGGGCCAAGGAGGCTTGGATGGAGCCGCTGCAGCCCACCGTGCGCCAGGGCGTGGCGCAGCTGAAGGACTTCATCACCAAGCTCGTGGACATCGAGGAGAAGGACG AGCTGGACCTGCAGCGGACGCTGAGTTTGCAGGCGCCACCTGTGAAGGAGGGGCCACTCTTCATCCACAGGACCAAGGGCAAGGGCCCCCTCATGTCCTCCTCCTTCAAGAAGCTCTACTTCTCCCTCACTACCGAGGCCCTCAGCTTCACGAAGACGCCCAGCTCCAAG AAAAGCACCCTCATCAAGTTAGCCAACATCCGGGCAGCGGAAAAGGTTGAGGAAAAGAGCTTTGGCAGCTCGCACGTCATGCAGGTCATCTACACGGACGACGCCGGC AGGCCCCAGACTGCCTACCTGCACTGCAAG GACAGCCACAGTGTGGAAGACCCTGTGCCCCTTCTGGGGTGA